A single genomic interval of Lathyrus oleraceus cultivar Zhongwan6 chromosome 7, CAAS_Psat_ZW6_1.0, whole genome shotgun sequence harbors:
- the LOC127100603 gene encoding tetrahydroberberine oxidase isoform X1, whose product MPLTVCFTVVAIALLYSFTSYAADNHEGFIQCFKSYSNYNYTSISKVVFTQTHSSYSSILRFSVQNLRFTSNTTAKPLVIVTPLEVLEIQATIICSQRHDMEIRIRSGGHDYEGLSYVSKVPFVVIDLINLREIQIDLENSNAWVQGGATVGELLYKVSQKSKILGFPAGVCPTVGVSGLIGGGGYGFLMRKYGLSADNILDAHIIDVNGRVLDRETMGEDLFWAIRGGGGASFGVIIAWKIKLVHVPSTVTLFNVPKTLEQNATKLIHKWQLVANKLDDDLNIRIILERVNSSTQTRKLTIKVAFESLFLGGVDRLIPLMEEKFPELGLVREDCTEMSWIESVLYLAGFTKNQPLEFLLNRTHNGVLFFKAKSDYVRDPIPDIGFEGLWPMFYEDEAKAAVLIFTPYGGKMDEISDSEIPFPHRAGNIYKIQHLVYWQEEGDEVEKRHINWMRKLYSYMKPFVSKSPRAAYVNYRDLDIGVNNINGYTSYKKASIWGLKYFKNNFKKLAMVKTKVDPLNFFRNEQSVPSMSSFDNITTIHSSSILPCVEGVQLEFPRAVHAIM is encoded by the coding sequence ATGCCTCTAACAGTATGTTTTACTGTTGTTGCAATTGCTTTGTTATATTCCTTTACATCTTATGCAGCTGATAATCATGAAGGCTTTATTCAATGCTTTAAGAGTTATTCTAATTATAACTACACTTCAATCTCTAAGGTTGTGTTCACCCAAACACACTCCTCATACTCATCTATACTCCGGTTTTCAGTTCAAAACCTTAGATTCACATCCAACACAACTGCAAAACCTCTTGTCATTGTAACACCTCTTGAAGTACTAGAAATTCAAGCCACCATAATCTGTTCCCAACGCCATGATATGGAGATTCGAATCCGAAGTGGCGGCCATGACTATGAAGGGCTGTCCTATGTTTCTAAAGTTCCATTTGTTGTTATTGATCTCATAAACCTTCGAGAAATCCAAATTGACTTAGAAAATAGCAATGCGTGGGTTCAAGGAGGGGCAACGGTGGGCGAACTTTTGTACAAAGTTAGCCAAAAAAGCAAAATTCTCGGCTTCCCTGCAGGTGTTTGCCCTACTGTTGGTGTTAGCGGACTCATCGGCGGCGGTGGCTATGGTTTCCTGATGCGTAAATATGGTCTTTCGGCCGATAATATACTTGACGCTCACATAATTGATGTGAATGGTAGAGTTCTTGACAGAGAAACAATGGGTGAGGATCTGTTTTGGGCTATTAGAGGTGGTGGAGGAGCAAGCTTTGGAGTTATTATAGCATGGAAGATAAAACTTGTTCATGTTCCATCTACTGTGACATTGTTCAATGTTCCAAAGACACTTGAACAAAATGCAACCAAACTTATTCATAAGTGGCAGTTAGTGGCAAATAAGCTTGATGATGACTTAAACATTAGGATCATTTTAGAGAGGGTGAATTCAAGTACTCAAACAAGGAAGTTAACAATAAAAGTTGCATTTGAATCCTTGTTTCTTGGAGGTGTAGATAGACTTATTCCTCTGATGGAAGAGAAGTTTCCAGAGCTTGGTTTGGTTAGAGAAGATTGTACTGAGATGAGTTGGATTGAATCTGTTCTCTACCTTGCTGGTTTTACAAAGAATCAACCTCTTGAATTTTTGTTGAATAGAACTCATAATGGTGTGTTGTTTTTCAAGGCAAAATCTGATTATGTTAGAGATCCAATTCCTGATATTGGATTTGAGGGGTTATGGCCAATGTTTTATGAAGACGAGGCGAAAGCGGCGGTGTTGATATTCACTCCTTATGGTGGCAAAATGGACGAGATATCGGACTCGGAAATTCCATTTCCACATAGAGCTGGAAACATTTACAAAATTCAGCACTTGGTTTATTGGCAAGAGGAAGGTGATGAAGTAGAAAAAAGGCACATAAATTGGATGAGAAAACTTTATAGTTATATGAAACCATTTGTTTCAAAGTCTCCAAGAGCTGCATATGTGAATTATAGAGACCTTGACATTGGAGTGAATAACATTAATGGATACACAAGCTATAAGAAAGCTAGTATTTGGGGTTTAAAGTATTTCAAGAACAACTTCAAGAAACTGGCAATGGTTAAGACCAAAGTTGATCCTCTAAACTTCTTTAGAAATGAACAAAGTGTACCTTCAATGTCTAGTTTTGATAACATAACAACAATACATAGTAGTAGTATATTGCCTTGTGTAGAAGGGGTGCAATTAGAATTTCCTAGAGCAGTACATGCCATAATGTAA
- the LOC127100603 gene encoding tetrahydroberberine oxidase isoform X2, giving the protein MEIRIRSGGHDYEGLSYVSKVPFVVIDLINLREIQIDLENSNAWVQGGATVGELLYKVSQKSKILGFPAGVCPTVGVSGLIGGGGYGFLMRKYGLSADNILDAHIIDVNGRVLDRETMGEDLFWAIRGGGGASFGVIIAWKIKLVHVPSTVTLFNVPKTLEQNATKLIHKWQLVANKLDDDLNIRIILERVNSSTQTRKLTIKVAFESLFLGGVDRLIPLMEEKFPELGLVREDCTEMSWIESVLYLAGFTKNQPLEFLLNRTHNGVLFFKAKSDYVRDPIPDIGFEGLWPMFYEDEAKAAVLIFTPYGGKMDEISDSEIPFPHRAGNIYKIQHLVYWQEEGDEVEKRHINWMRKLYSYMKPFVSKSPRAAYVNYRDLDIGVNNINGYTSYKKASIWGLKYFKNNFKKLAMVKTKVDPLNFFRNEQSVPSMSSFDNITTIHSSSILPCVEGVQLEFPRAVHAIM; this is encoded by the coding sequence ATGGAGATTCGAATCCGAAGTGGCGGCCATGACTATGAAGGGCTGTCCTATGTTTCTAAAGTTCCATTTGTTGTTATTGATCTCATAAACCTTCGAGAAATCCAAATTGACTTAGAAAATAGCAATGCGTGGGTTCAAGGAGGGGCAACGGTGGGCGAACTTTTGTACAAAGTTAGCCAAAAAAGCAAAATTCTCGGCTTCCCTGCAGGTGTTTGCCCTACTGTTGGTGTTAGCGGACTCATCGGCGGCGGTGGCTATGGTTTCCTGATGCGTAAATATGGTCTTTCGGCCGATAATATACTTGACGCTCACATAATTGATGTGAATGGTAGAGTTCTTGACAGAGAAACAATGGGTGAGGATCTGTTTTGGGCTATTAGAGGTGGTGGAGGAGCAAGCTTTGGAGTTATTATAGCATGGAAGATAAAACTTGTTCATGTTCCATCTACTGTGACATTGTTCAATGTTCCAAAGACACTTGAACAAAATGCAACCAAACTTATTCATAAGTGGCAGTTAGTGGCAAATAAGCTTGATGATGACTTAAACATTAGGATCATTTTAGAGAGGGTGAATTCAAGTACTCAAACAAGGAAGTTAACAATAAAAGTTGCATTTGAATCCTTGTTTCTTGGAGGTGTAGATAGACTTATTCCTCTGATGGAAGAGAAGTTTCCAGAGCTTGGTTTGGTTAGAGAAGATTGTACTGAGATGAGTTGGATTGAATCTGTTCTCTACCTTGCTGGTTTTACAAAGAATCAACCTCTTGAATTTTTGTTGAATAGAACTCATAATGGTGTGTTGTTTTTCAAGGCAAAATCTGATTATGTTAGAGATCCAATTCCTGATATTGGATTTGAGGGGTTATGGCCAATGTTTTATGAAGACGAGGCGAAAGCGGCGGTGTTGATATTCACTCCTTATGGTGGCAAAATGGACGAGATATCGGACTCGGAAATTCCATTTCCACATAGAGCTGGAAACATTTACAAAATTCAGCACTTGGTTTATTGGCAAGAGGAAGGTGATGAAGTAGAAAAAAGGCACATAAATTGGATGAGAAAACTTTATAGTTATATGAAACCATTTGTTTCAAAGTCTCCAAGAGCTGCATATGTGAATTATAGAGACCTTGACATTGGAGTGAATAACATTAATGGATACACAAGCTATAAGAAAGCTAGTATTTGGGGTTTAAAGTATTTCAAGAACAACTTCAAGAAACTGGCAATGGTTAAGACCAAAGTTGATCCTCTAAACTTCTTTAGAAATGAACAAAGTGTACCTTCAATGTCTAGTTTTGATAACATAACAACAATACATAGTAGTAGTATATTGCCTTGTGTAGAAGGGGTGCAATTAGAATTTCCTAGAGCAGTACATGCCATAATGTAA